One Capsicum annuum cultivar UCD-10X-F1 chromosome 2, UCD10Xv1.1, whole genome shotgun sequence genomic window carries:
- the LOC107860626 gene encoding potassium transporter 8, translated as MDIESWGHQNPIKKESWRTVLALAYQSLGVVYGDLSTSPLYVYKSTFAEDIQHSESNDEIFGVLSFVFWTLTLIPLLKYVFIVLRADDNGEGGTFALYSLLCRYARVSTLPNGQLADEDLYEYKSDRNLSADRIGMSLKSTLEKHRFLKKILLVLALIGTCMVIGDGVLTPAISVFSAVSGLELSMAKHHHQYVEVPVACVILVFLFFLQHYGTHRLGFLFAPIVITWLLCISAIGVYNIIHWNPHVYQALSPYYMYKFLKKTQKGGWMSLGGILLCITGSEAMFADLGHFSQLSIKIAFTFVVYPSLILAYMGQAAYLSKHHIIESDYHIGFYVSVPEKLRYPVLAIAILAAVVGSQAIITGTFSIIKQCSALGCFPRVKIVHTSSKIHGQIYIPEINWTLMVLCLAVTIGFRDTKHISNASGLAVITVMLVTTCFMSLVIVLCWHRSVLFAICFIFFFGSIEALYFSASLIKFLEGAWVPVVLSFIFLAVMYSWHYGTLKKYEFDVENKIPINWLLTLSPNLGITRVRGIGLIHTELVTGIPAIFSHFVTTLPAFHQVLVFLCIKSVPVPHVRPEERFLVGRVGPKEYRVYRCIARYGYRDIHMDDVEFEKDLVCSIAEFIRSEGRGLSFEAIEDIDESERLTVIGTTSTHIDGIKMCEDNGELTHVDTEMIEIRSPEVPRKRVRFVVPESPQMDLSVREELQELTEAREAGMAFILGHCYVRAKRGSSLIKKLVINIGYDFLRRNCRAPTYALSFPRASTLEVGMIYHV; from the exons ATGGATATTGAGAGTTGGGGCCATCAAAATCCAATAAAG AAAGAATCATGGAGGACAGTTTTAGCTTTAGCTTATCAGAGTTTAGGTGTGGTTTATGGAGATTTGAGCACTTCACCTTTATATGTATACAAGAGCACTTTTGCTGAGGACATTCAACACTCAGAGTCTAATGATGAGATATTTGGAGTTTTATCATTTGTGTTTTGGACATTAACTCTTATTCCATTACTAAAATATGTGTTCATAGTGTTGAGAGCTGATGATAATGGTGAAGGTGGGACTTTTGCCTTGTATTCCTTATTGTGTCGATATGCCCGTGTTAGCACTTTGCCTAATGGACAATTGGCTGATGAGGATCTGTATGAATACAAAAGTGATAGAAATTTATCAGCTGATAGGATTGGGATGAGCTTGAAATCAACTCTGGAGAAACACagattcttgaagaaaattttgctTGTTTTAGCATTGATTGGTACTTGTATGGTTATTGGTGATGGAGTCCTTACACCTGCAATCTCAG TGTTCTCTGCTGTCTCTGGACTAGAACTTTCAATGGCAAAGCATCATCACCAAT ATGTAGAAGTTCCAGTTGCATGTGTCATACTCGTGTTCTTATTTTTCCTCCAACATTATGGGACGCATCGACTAGGGTTTCTATTTGCACCGATTGTGATTACATGGCTTTTGTGCATTAGTGCAATTGGCGTGTACAACATCATCCACTGGAACCCCCATGTTTACCAAGCATTATCTCCATACTACATGtacaaattcttgaagaagaccCAAAAAGGAGGATGGATGTCCCTGGGTGGGATTTTGTTATGTATAACAG GGTCAGAAGCTATGTTTGCTGATCTTGGACATTTTTCACAGCTGTCTATTAAG ATAGCTTTTACCTTTGTTGTTTACCCATCATTAATTCTTGCTTATATGGGACAAGCTGCATATCTTTCCAAGCATCACATTATTGAAAGTGATTACCACATTGGCTTCTATGTATCAGTACCTG AAAAACTACGATATCCGGTTCTTGCTATTGCAATACTTGCTGCAGTGGTTGGAAGCCAGGCCATCATCACTGGGACGTTTTCCATAATCAAGCAATGCTCTGCTTTGGGTTGCTTCCCAAGGGTCAAAATAGTACATACATCATCCAAAATCCATGGCCAGATTTACATTCCAGAGATAAACTGGACGTTGATGGTGCTGTGTTTGGCAGTTACTATTGGCTTCCGTGATACAAAACACATAAGCAATGCATCAG GTCTGGCAGTTATAACTGTTATGCTAGTCACTACCTGCTTCATGTCTCTAGTCATTGTCCTCTGCTGGCACAGAAGCGTGTTGTTCGCCATTTGCTTTATATTCTTCTTTGGTTCCATTGAAGCCCTCTACTTTTCAGCTTCCCTAATCAAGTTCCTTGAAGGGGCCTGGGTACCGGTTGTTCTCTCTTTTATATTTCTAGCTGTCATGTACAGTTGGCATTACGGAACCCTGAAAAAGTATGAGTTTGATGTTGAAAACAAAATTCCCATCAACTGGCTGCTCACCCTGAGTCCGAACCTGGGTATTACCCGAGTCCGTGGCATTGGCCTCATTCACACCGAGCTTGTTACAGGAATTCCAGCTATTTTCTCCCATTTCGTCACCACCCTCCCCGCTTTCCACCAGGTTCTTGTTTTCCTTTGCATCAAGTCCGTCCCAGTACCTCACGTGAGACCTGAAGAAAGGTTCCTGGTTGGAAGAGTCGGGCCCAAAGAGTACCGTGTCTACCGATGCATAGCACGATATGGTTATCGAGACATTCACATGGACGACGTAGAGTTTGAAAAGGATCTAGTTTGTAGCATAGCTGAATTCATCCGCTCAGAGGGACGAGGACTGAGTTTTGAAGCCATAGAAGATATAGACGAAAGTGAAAGGCTGACAGTTATTGGGACAACTTCAACACACATTGATGGCATAAAAATGTGCGAGGACAACGGCGAGTTGACTCACGTAGATACAGAAATGATAGAGATCAGGTCTCCAGAAGTGCCGCGAAAAAGAGTTAGGTTTGTTGTGCCAGAGAGTCCACAAATGGATTTAAGCGTTCGCGAAGAGTTGCAAGAACTTACAGAAGCTAGGGAAGCAGGGATGGCATTTATACTTGGACATTGTTATGTAAGAGCTAAAAGGGGTTCAAGTTTGATTAAAAAATTGGTGATTAACATAGGATATGACTTTTTGAGAAGGAATTGTCGTGCTCCAACATATGCATTGAGCTTCCCTCGAGCTTCTACTTTGGAGGTTGGAATGATTTACCATGTATAA
- the LOC107860623 gene encoding uncharacterized protein LOC107860623, translating to MTRIMVVLFLIIFLLLLECSSASANPTAKIVGGVVANVASVVFKWAWSLKPTTKTAVSSRSMIKFESGYIVETVFDGSKLGIVPYSVEVSSTGEVLILDSENSNIYRVSTPLSRYSRPKLVAGSPEGYSGHVDGRLREARMDHPKGLTMDNQGNIYVADTVNMAIRKISDAGVVTIAGGMSVRGGGHLDGPSEDAKFSDDFDVVYVGSSCSLLVIDRGNQAIREIQLNDDDCSPQFDDNNLQLGVALLCSAVFFGYMLALLQRRIGALLSSNSNDQRDPVRGMKHAPYQRNMKSVRPPLIPSEDEYEKEDENLFVSLGRLVMNTGSTVVEIFGGMFSGFRKSPYPQHVQQHYHYSHKQSSAWPMQESYAIRDEDEAPSLDTRDPTPRKTYPIMNKDTEKARHMRQSQLHYGGRSSNAHGHGNFQQQQQQYLPQVYQHHDKHQSSSPQTYYEQSCETKEIVFGAVQEQDGRRETMVIKAVDYGDPAYNSHNVRSRYNYNSGYSFGY from the exons ATGACAAGGATTATGGTCGTCTTATTTCTCATTATCTTTCTTTTACTGCTTGAATGTTCATCAGCCTCAGCAAATCCTACTGCAA AGATTGTTGGTGGGGTTGTTGCTAATGTTGCATCTGTGGTATTTAAATGGGCGTGGTCACTAAAACCAACGACAAAAACAG CTGTTTCTAGCCGTTCTATGATAAAGTTTGAGAGTGGATACATTGTTGAAACTGTGTTTGATGGAAGCAAGCTGGGAATTGTACCTTATTCAGTGGAAGTTTCTTCAACTGGAGAAGTTCTTATTTTGGACTCTGAGAACAGTAATATTTACAGGGTTTCAACCCCATTGTCTCGAT ACAGCCGTCCAAAGTTGGTTGCTGGATCTCCTGAAGGGTACTCGGGACATGTGGATGGGAGGCTACGAGAAGCAAGGATGGACCATCCTAAAGGACTTACCATGGATAATCAAGGAAATATATATGTTGCAGATACCGTGAATATGGCAATCAGAAAAATCAGTGATGCTG GAGTTGTAACTATTGCTGGAGGCATGTCAGTCCGAGGAGGAGGTCATCTTGATGGGCCAAGTGAAGATGCAAAATTTTCCGATGACTTCGATGTGGTTTACGTTGGAAGCAGCTGCTCACTTTTAGTTATAGACAGAGGAAACCAGGCAATTAGAGAGATACAGCTCAATGATGATGACTGTTCGCCCCAGTTTGACGACAACAATCTCCAACTTG GTGTGGCACTGCTTTGTTCTGCTGTATTTTTTGGTTACATGCTGGCGTTGTTACAACGTAGAATTGGAGCCCTTCTTTCATCGAACAGT AACGATCAGCGGGATCCTGTCAGGGGCATGAAACATGCACCATATCAGAGAAATATGAAGTCAGTGAGGCCTCCCTTAATTCCATCAGAAGACGAATACGAGAAAGAGGATGAAAACCTGTTTGTATCTCTAGGAAGGCTTGTTATGAATACAGGTTCTACTGTGGTCGAAATATTTGGAGGAATGTTCTCGGGTTTTAGAAAGAGCCCTTACCCCCAACATGTCCAGCAGCATTACCATTACTCTCACAAACAATCAAGTGCATGGCCAATGCAAGAAAGCTATGCAATTCGAGATGAAGACGAGGCACCATCCCTAGACACCAGAGACCCTACACCCCGAAAAACCTATCCAATCATGAACAAAGACACGGAGAAAGCACGACATATGAGACAAAGTCAATTGCATTATGGTGGACGGAGTAGCAATGCACATGGGCACGGCAACTTTCAACAACAGCAGCAACAGTATCTGCCTCAAGTGTATCAGCACCACGACAAGCACCAGTCATCAAGTCCTCAGACATACTATGAGCAAAGCTGTGAAACGAAGGAAATTGTGTTTGGAGCTGTTCAAGAACAGGATGGACGACGTGAGACAATGGTGATAAAAGCCGTTGATTATGGGGATCCTGCTTATAATAGTCACAACGTTCGATCCAGGTACAACTACAACTCAGGTTACTCGTTTGGATATTGA